GTCAATATGGCTCTAGAAACACAATTATTAACAATACTGTTTATGACAGTTCAGATGTAGGTCTTGCTTCTGGCGGTATTGGTAATGGAGGAAACGCAGATGGCATAAAGATTTCAAGTGGAGGTGATAACAAAATAAAGAACAATCTAGTATACAAGAACTCCGATGATGGTATTGACGCTTGGCGATCGACCAATACTTATATTGGTTACAATATTGTTCATTCAAGTGGTCTTGGAGATGGTGATGGTAACGGTATTAAGGCTGGAGGTAAGTCTCCTAGTTCAGGTACATATGTTGAACGAAATATATCATACTCAAATAAGTCAAGTGGTATTGATCACAACACAGGTGTTAATTTAACTTTTATCAATAATACTACCTGGAATAATCCTGTTGGTTATAGAATAGGTTCTGATACAAAAGCTATTAATAACATCGCAGCAGAAACCAGTATATTTGGTGTCGGTACCCAAACCAACAACTCCTGGCAACACTCCGATACTCTTCAGTTCATCAGTACCGACCCTAACTCACCTGACTTCTTAAGACCGACAGTTGGAGGAGGATTTGAGGATATTGGAGTGTATGGTACCGGTGGTGGTACTACTCAGACACCTACTCCACCAACCCCAACCCCTACTCCAATTGGTCTTGGTGGCCCAATCGGCCCACAACCAGTCACTGCTACCGCTCTAGCTAAAGGTACTATCTTTGCTGCCCCTAACGGCTCCGGTACCGCTTGCTCAGACGCTAATCCTTGCGACATCTGGACAGCAGTTGGCAAAGCGGGTGCAGGGGATGTGGTGTTCTTGAGAGGGGGAACATACAGGTTAAATGGTATTTTAGACATATCAAAGCACGGTACCGCATCAAACCAAACCCGATAACATTTGAAAGCTACCCGGGGCAGAAAGCGGTGTTTGATGGCAGTAATCATCCTCGTGGTGCTAATATTAAAATTAGAATTAGCGGTAGCTTCATTCATTTTAGAAATATTGAAATCAGAAATATGCCAAAAGAAGGTATAATGATTGAAGGTTTTTCTGGAACCCAAACAGCTGGTAACGACAATTTAATTGAGGGAGTTACCGTGCATAATAATGGATTGTCTGGAATACATGTATTTAGTCCTTACGATGAATATCCATATGGTGCCTTTGGCTCACGAAATGTTATACGAAATTGTACAGTCTATAGAAATTCTGATTATACTGGTGATCCTACTAGTGGCGGTAATGCAGATGGTATTAAGATATCTAGTGGTGATTCAAACCGTGTCGAAAACTGCATAAGCTATGAAAACTCTGACGACGGAATTGATGCGTGGCGATCTACTAATACTTACTTTGGTTATAATATTTCCTATGGAAACGGTATCAATAACCCAGGTCATGATGGTAATGGTATAAAGGCTGGCGGCATATCAGCGATTACTAATGGAACAATTGTCGAGAGAAACCTAATTTATAATAACCTAGGTTATGGTGGTATTATTCATAACAATGGTAAGGATCTGACATTTATAAATAATACTGTATGGAATAATGCGAATTATAGTATTGCTCATTCAAAAGAGGTGGTTAGTCGCAACAATATAGCTGTTGGACAGTTAGGGCCTAGTAATCCAGCGGTAGCTACCAACAACTCCTGGCAACGCTCCGGCACCGTAGAGTTCATCAGTACCAACCCAAGCTCACCAGACTTCCTAAGACCAACCGTCGGGGGAGGGTTTGAGGATATTGGGGTGTATGCGCAGTAGATACGGTAATTAATATAGAGTAAATAGTAGATAAGTAAAAAGAGCGCACCGCGCTCTTTTTACTTATTTACTTAACGTTCTCTACAATTCTTGCAAAAGCTTCTGGTCGGTCTTTTGCGATAGTGGCTAGAACCTTACGGTCTAGTTCAACATTTTTGTCCTTAAGTTGCTTTATAAAACGGCTATATTTTAGACCAAGAGCCATCAAAGCGGCGTTGATACGAACTGTCCAAAGGCGACGAAAATCATTCTTTCTATCCTTACGGTGGGCAAAAGCGTGTAGCTGTGCATGATAGATAGCTTCGCGGGCTACTCGCTTTTTCTTTGATCGTTGTAGACGATAGCCTTTAACTTCATCAAGAATATTGCGTCGTCTTTTCTGGGCCATTAGGCCTCCTTTTACTCGTGCCATATTATCTGTTTATTACTACTAAAATTTGAGATTACGCACCGGTCTTTGGTAGAAAACGGCGAGTAATACGCTTACTAAGGGTAAGAGTCTGGGCGCGTTTGCGGCGCAGGCGCTGCTGTCCGCTCTGGCGAGCGTTGAAGTGGTTTTGTCCGGGTTTACGAGCCACTAACTTACCATTTTTTGTCACTTTTATTCTTTTTGTGAATGATTTATTTGTCTTCATAATTTAATATCTTTGCTAGATTTGAAGTGACAGAACTATAGCGTATCTGAGCATCAATGTCAAAGCTTTTTCTAGCTTAAATCATCCCACCCTCAAGTAGGTCGTCCAGGCTCTTTTTCTTTGATTTTCCAACAATTTTTTCCTTGTTAGTAACTTCTTTTTTAGTATCAGCTTTTAGGACCGGTTTACTATTACCACCTTTTTGCCCAGCCATTCTTTCGAGTGTGATAGTGAAACCTTTAGGACTTTTTTTTATTTCGTCGGCTACTTTATATTCGGCTGGAATTATCTTTAAAAATCTGTCTAAACGCTCTTTGAGGAAGTTTTCTTCCATATATTTGTAGCGACCCCAGAGGAAGAGATCTATTTTTACTCTGTGTCCCTCTTCTAGCCACTCTGCCACCCGTTTAGCTTTTAGTTGTTGATCGTGTTCACCAGTACCAATTTTGACTTGAACACTCTTGGTCTCTGTGACATGGGACTTGGCCTTTACTTCACGAGCTTTTCGGCCGGTTTGATAGCGGTATTTACCAAAATCCATAATTTTAGCCACTGGAGGAGTCGCGTTTGGAGAAATTTCAATAAGGTCCAAATTGCGTGACTCGGCTTCTTTTAACGCTTCCGGCACACTCAAAACACCCAAGTTTTCACCTTCGGGTCCAACGACTCGCAATTCTTCAGCTCTAATAGCCTGATTGATACGAGTTCTATTTTTGTTGTAATTGGTGTAAGGTTTTGACAAGAAAATTTGGCTTAATGAATAATAATCTAGCTTTAACTGAGATGTGCCTTGTGAACTACTGATTTTTGCAGTACCAACGTCAGGCAACTATTGGTTGACAAACTTTACCATAATTGTCACTTTAAGCAACTACTTTTTAACAACATCATAGATATCGACATGCTGATAACTAATTAGGTATATACATCGGCTAATGGTGATACAATAAAGTTTAATATGTCTAGACTAAAGTCTAATGATGCTGAGACTGCAAAGCGTGCCCCGAGAAGGCAGGTCTCTAAAAAAACTACACCAAAAATCAAAAAGAAAGCAGTTCCTGCGCCAGCTCCCGCTATACCGATACCTAGGGTGGTTGAAGTTGATGGTGTTGATTCGACTTTTGAAAGAAAGGCTCCTACAACATTAGGAGTGTCAACCGGAAGTAAGTCTCGAGTTTCTAAAAGAGGAGTAATAATAGTTGCTGTGTTAATTGTTGTTCTCGGTGCAACTTTATGGATTGGTTTTTCGGATAAAGGCCAAATTGATGTTTCAGAAAAAATAGCTGAACGAAATGCTAAGATCGCTAGTGGTGATACAAGTTCAATAGAGGAGAGCCCTCGTGGTGGCAGTCAGGTTATTCCGGTTCAAAATACTACTCCGAGTGTTCCTAATGGCGGCTTGCGTGGGAGAGGAGTAGGTACAGCTAAGGTTAGTCAGCCACCGGTTGAGGATTCAATTGAATCTGCCAGCAGCACCGCTACTAGTACCGCAACTAGTACGGATGTTTCTACTAATGAAGAGGGTAATAGTACTTCAACTGAATCGGGTGCTACAGCCGGAGAAACTGAGGTGGTGAACGAGACTGGTGCGGATCAGGTTACTACTGAATAACATTCCATTTTTGTCAGTGTAATTTTTACGAGCCCTTCTCAGATCTTTTAGCTAAACAGGCAGTGCACTGACAATTAGCTCGACCAATGATTTCATCCAAATACCACTTGCCGTAGTTGTAAGTAATTTCATCTCCAACTTTAATTTTTTTAGTAGCGTATATAAAGATGTGTTCCTCCTTGTCGTCTATTTCTGGTTTGCTGTTTGGTTTACAGGAATGGTTTATATAACGAGCCAAGTTTTCCCGGCCCTTAGCATCAATTGTCCATTCGTCATTAAGCTCGAATAGATATTTACCGCCACGTCGGTTGGCTTCGTCTTCAGAAATTTTTTCACCGGTATACTCAATAATAAAATCACCTTTTTTAAAATCTCGATTAGCAAATAAACCAAGACCAGTGTTTGTTTTCTTTACATTTACGTCTATGTTTTCCATGATCTAAGTATTATAGTTCCTTGAGGTTTGTTTTTTGGATTGTTTTAAACAGGAAGAAAAAAATGCTGGCAATATTTTTGTTATCATTATCGGTATGAATCGGGTTCTTGAGAAGTACATTAGAGCAGCTGATTATTTATCAGCTGCCCAGATTTATTTGCGTGATAATTTTCTACTTAAAGAGCCGCTCAAGCGAGAACATATAAAACCCCGCTTGCTTGGACACTGGGGTACTTGTCCAGGAATAAACTTCACCTACGCACATCTCAACCGGGCTATCATTGAGCATGATTTACAAATGATGTTTGTGCTTGGTCCGGGACATGGCTTTCCGGCTGTGCAAGCCAATCTTTTTTTGGAGGGTACATTATCTAAATATTATAGTGATATTACTAAGGACAGTAACGGCATTGCCGAAATAGTTGGTCGTTTTAGTTGGCCGTACGGTTTTCCGAGTCATAGTAATCCAGAAGCACCCGGGGTGATTCTTGAAGGTGGAGAACTCGGTTATTCATTGTCGACTTCTTATGGTGCTGTTTTAGATAACCCTGATTTAATTGTTGCCTGTTTGGTTGGTGACGGCGAGGCAGAGACAGGACCGATCGCTACCGCTTGGCATTTAAATAAACTAATTGACCCAGCGACAAATGGTGCAGTTTTGCCTATATTACATCTCAATGGGTATAAGATTTCTGGCCCTACTTTCTTTGGTCGAATGAATAATGAGGAATTGGAAGCGCTCTTTAGAGGTTATGGTTATGAACCACACTTTGTTGACGCTTATACCGATGAAGATGTTCATGAGACTATGAAAGATACTCTTGATAGAGCCGTATCAGCCATTCGTTTTACTCAGCATTGTGCCCGAGAAGGTAGTCTGCACGACAATCCCCGTTGGCCGATGATTATCCTTCGGACTCCAAAAGGGTGGCATAGTATTGCTCAGATTCGTGATAAAAAAATTGAAGACAATCACTATTCACACCAGGTTATTGCTGATGGTGCTCTCCATAATGAGGAGGAGTTTGAATTACTTGAAAACTGGCTTCGTTCCTATAACTTTAATGAGCTGTTTGATGGTGAAAAATTTGACTCAGATATTGAGTCCCTAATACCAAGATCTGATCGCAGGATGGGGGACAATAAGCATGCTTTTGGTGGTGATCCCTACTATCAGCCACTCAATCTTCCGCAACTGACAGATTATGCAGTAAGTGCTACCTGTAGTTTGGATGACCCGATTTGTGGAGAGGTTAGCAGTATGGAAAAAATTGGTGCCTACCTTAGAGATACGATGCGTAACAATGAAGCTAATCGTAATCTTAGATTATTTTCTCCCGACGAAACTTACTCCAACAAGTTACAAGCGGTTTTTGAATATACTAACCGTACTTTTGTATGGCCGCACAAAGATTGGGACAGAAACCTGTCCCGAGACGGGCGTGTTATGGAAATGTTGTCAGAACACAGCCTCCAAGGTCTGTTGCAAGGCTATGTTTTAACAGGTAGGCATGGTGTGTTTGCTTCTTATGAGGCTTTTATACAAATTGTTTCCAGTATGGCTGATCAGTACGCAAAATTCCTAAAGATTGCGCGCGAGGTATCGTGGCGAGGGACGATTTCGTCTCTCAATTACATACTGACTTCAACTGGCTGGCGACAAGAACACAACGGCTTCTCTCATCAAAACCCTGGTTTTATTGATGGAGTTTTGCAGCGACAAGGCTGTTTTACCAATGTCTACTTTCCAGCTGATGCCAACACGGCCTTAGCAACTTTTAGGCAAATGCTTCAGTCTACTAAGGAAATAAATGTTTTAGTTTGTGCTAAACGACCGTTACCAATCTGGAGAACGGTCGAAGAGGCGGAAAAAGATGTTAGGGAAGGTATATCAATCTGGGATTTTGCTAGCGATGATGATCCTCACGTTGTCTTGGCGGCGGCTGGTGATTATCCGACACAAGAGGTGTTGGCGGCGATCAGTATTGTTCGCCGAGAACTACCGGATCTTCGTATGCGCTTTGTAAGTATTACCTCGCTATCAGCACTGGGTATGGGTAACTCAGAGTGTCGTATCTTAGCTCATTCTTTTGAGGATTACTTTACGGAGGATAAACCAATCATAATCAACTTTCATGGTTACCCGCAAACAATGAAGCAGGTATTGTTTGATTATGGTTGTGACGCTGGTCGGGTACGAGTTCATGGTTATGAGGAGTCTGGTTCCACCACTACCGCTTTTGATATGATGGTTCGTAATCGGGTTGATCGCTTCCATTTAGCTATGGAAATATACGCGCAGGCAGCTCATCAGGAGGTGACTGATGAGGAGACAGCCAGGCGTTTGACAGACTCCCTTCATGATAAGTTGGCTGAACACCGTACATATATTATTGAACATGGTGATGATCCAATCGAAATAGCAAATTGGGTATGGCATTCACGTTAATTGTAAATCCGGGCAGTTCCTCAAAAAAATTTGCTTTATACAAAGATGATAGTCTTTTAATAAATGCCTATGTTGAGGGAGGGGCTGACGGCTATTGTATCAGTACTTTTGTCAAAGGGGTTCAACATGAGCGCAAAAATCTAAATCGACATCTTTTTTTAGAAAGCTTGGTTGACTTTATAAAAACAGCTGAATCCTTGGGAATCATTACTCAGCGAGAAGAGATTACCAAAGCAGCGGTTCGGGTGGTGGCGGTCGGTACCTATTTTCAAGAACATAAAGAAATTTCTGATGAATATTTAAAAAAACTTCAGGCGCATGAAAGTGTAGCTCCGCTTCATATTCCTCATTTGTTGCAGGAGATAAAGGTTATTAAGAAAGAATTACCGTGGGCTAAATTGATTGGGGCGTCGGACAGTGCTTTTCATCGAACAATGCCAAAATTGTCCCGCAGTTATTCTTTGACAGATGAAGAAGCTGAAAAGTATGATTTGTTTCGGTTTGGTTTTCACGGGTTGTCAGTCTCGTCGGTTGTTCGTCGTACTCATGCTGTGACGGGCAAAGATCCGTTACGGGCGATTGTTTGCCACATCGGTAGTGGTGTTAGTGTTACGGCCGTAAAAGACGAACAAAGTTTTGATACCTCTATGGGATACAGTCCTGGTAGTGGTCTAATTATGGGTAGTCGAGCCGGTGACTTAGATGTCGGTGCGATGCTGTATTTGATGCAGTGTAAAAACCTAAAACCAATTGATGCCATAACTTATATGCAGACTCAAGGTGGGCTTTATGGTCTAACTGGTGAAAAAGACCTAAGGTTTCTACTTGAAAAAAGAGCACAAGGTGACACTCGGGCAGCTTTTGCGGTGGATAGTTTTGTATATCAGATCAGAAAGAAAATTGGTAGTTATATGGCGGCTTTGGGTGGGATTGATTTACTCATTTTCACT
Above is a genomic segment from Candidatus Nomurabacteria bacterium containing:
- a CDS encoding right-handed parallel beta-helix repeat-containing protein, with protein sequence MPKEGIMIEGFSGTQTAGNDNLIEGVTVHNNGLSGIHVFSPYDEYPYGAFGSRNVIRNCTVYRNSDYTGDPTSGGNADGIKISSGDSNRVENCISYENSDDGIDAWRSTNTYFGYNISYGNGINNPGHDGNGIKAGGISAITNGTIVERNLIYNNLGYGGIIHNNGKDLTFINNTVWNNANYSIAHSKEVVSRNNIAVGQLGPSNPAVATNNSWQRSGTVEFISTNPSSPDFLRPTVGGGFEDIGVYAQ
- the rplT gene encoding 50S ribosomal protein L20, giving the protein MARVKGGLMAQKRRRNILDEVKGYRLQRSKKKRVAREAIYHAQLHAFAHRKDRKNDFRRLWTVRINAALMALGLKYSRFIKQLKDKNVELDRKVLATIAKDRPEAFARIVENVK
- a CDS encoding 50S ribosomal protein L35, with protein sequence MKTNKSFTKRIKVTKNGKLVARKPGQNHFNARQSGQQRLRRKRAQTLTLSKRITRRFLPKTGA
- the infC gene encoding translation initiation factor IF-3; this translates as MPDVGTAKISSSQGTSQLKLDYYSLSQIFLSKPYTNYNKNRTRINQAIRAEELRVVGPEGENLGVLSVPEALKEAESRNLDLIEISPNATPPVAKIMDFGKYRYQTGRKAREVKAKSHVTETKSVQVKIGTGEHDQQLKAKRVAEWLEEGHRVKIDLFLWGRYKYMEENFLKERLDRFLKIIPAEYKVADEIKKSPKGFTITLERMAGQKGGNSKPVLKADTKKEVTNKEKIVGKSKKKSLDDLLEGGMI
- a CDS encoding SET domain-containing protein, giving the protein MENIDVNVKKTNTGLGLFANRDFKKGDFIIEYTGEKISEDEANRRGGKYLFELNDEWTIDAKGRENLARYINHSCKPNSKPEIDDKEEHIFIYATKKIKVGDEITYNYGKWYLDEIIGRANCQCTACLAKRSEKGS
- a CDS encoding phosphoketolase family protein, with amino-acid sequence MNRVLEKYIRAADYLSAAQIYLRDNFLLKEPLKREHIKPRLLGHWGTCPGINFTYAHLNRAIIEHDLQMMFVLGPGHGFPAVQANLFLEGTLSKYYSDITKDSNGIAEIVGRFSWPYGFPSHSNPEAPGVILEGGELGYSLSTSYGAVLDNPDLIVACLVGDGEAETGPIATAWHLNKLIDPATNGAVLPILHLNGYKISGPTFFGRMNNEELEALFRGYGYEPHFVDAYTDEDVHETMKDTLDRAVSAIRFTQHCAREGSLHDNPRWPMIILRTPKGWHSIAQIRDKKIEDNHYSHQVIADGALHNEEEFELLENWLRSYNFNELFDGEKFDSDIESLIPRSDRRMGDNKHAFGGDPYYQPLNLPQLTDYAVSATCSLDDPICGEVSSMEKIGAYLRDTMRNNEANRNLRLFSPDETYSNKLQAVFEYTNRTFVWPHKDWDRNLSRDGRVMEMLSEHSLQGLLQGYVLTGRHGVFASYEAFIQIVSSMADQYAKFLKIAREVSWRGTISSLNYILTSTGWRQEHNGFSHQNPGFIDGVLQRQGCFTNVYFPADANTALATFRQMLQSTKEINVLVCAKRPLPIWRTVEEAEKDVREGISIWDFASDDDPHVVLAAAGDYPTQEVLAAISIVRRELPDLRMRFVSITSLSALGMGNSECRILAHSFEDYFTEDKPIIINFHGYPQTMKQVLFDYGCDAGRVRVHGYEESGSTTTAFDMMVRNRVDRFHLAMEIYAQAAHQEVTDEETARRLTDSLHDKLAEHRTYIIEHGDDPIEIANWVWHSR